The following are from one region of the Sandaracinus amylolyticus genome:
- a CDS encoding sigma 54-interacting transcriptional regulator has protein sequence MRPVPPTTPATTLAAGPLLGGRYRHVRELGRGAIGRVVEVEDTIAGGARAAKIVSAAHGERLQWELALLTSISHPGLAAVHELLRVEGALGEPFALEAGAWVLVEELAEGRVSSEVARGLAGLGARVRFATIAGAAIARSLAALHAAGLVHGDVKPANVVVAGDPAGARLIDLGLAGAPGLGPVMGTPGFLAPEAWLGARSPASDLFALGVTLARWIAGDDEDAGTGARSSEPLRGVHRVRAPALPADVPPSLRTLIDELLRDAPEERPASAREVARRLDPDAAASTLLDEASHEERARRASVAPLQGRSRELSALRAAIDAPGVVAVVGPPGSGRTRLAREAVRALQADRARDGAEVPTWIDGALPARVGHACVVHDGSGALSIERARAAVRAAELEGASLVVILERAEVIEAPGMKRVTLGPIDDASLGALLTDVLAIRGASAALQSASRAASSGLPGRLCRIVASAFAQGRDPSRPDVMRSLGRDEGAALAVPEIARPLAEALAMAGGTLRADEARIALGSDPARAGALLAASGLATFDATGLVLRADRVRSITRELGAARRKAIARSLDRAAVSGLARACVDAALDRRDAAHDAFLALAAEARATGDPLAAADVLATARERLASTSEPIAIALADALRAAGEENAAHDALSDVDTRDARALAAELARLRGDLATAEREALALVSETDVAGLAARCTAARIAWGRGELERASVLARSVRDVAGDRIAPLARALEVETLVAMSRGERVVASSLAAELERVAARAPRDIALAARARAASLAGSAALASGTIELAIEAYERAAELAERAGERHGAASATVNLGLARLDAGRLGPAIEALREGARRLATLRRPHELGRALFNLANAAFLAGDDALAQLAAERARDAARESGDRDASDHATIVLADLELRAGRVRGAIRALEGIEASGAMRGLVDARLAIAHAALGEIERARERARSARASAPEGSLVEVEVLLAEARVALAAGESPIAEARAMDASAAARTFETRVRAALVGAEAAELEGRRSEAAARLGTARALLDRAAAGLSPEARARLRAVPSYQRALATAPQTATSVPTRDARAVITLARRVAAERRPARVLETLAGAALELAGAERAFVLGRRESGTTTVRCAVGLTGALGPEHRASRSIAARVIDERRPMVSVDAQGDARWDGAASVHAMALRSVLAVPLPAPDGSTLALCLDDRLRPGAFDEGTVADVAALAELGAAALAAAERTHEARRDARIWARRARTLEQTLEARGEELRTFRDADRGEGPFAAIVAVSEPMRRVIALASRVAASGVPVLLVGESGTGKELLARAIHAASARVDAAFVGESCAAIPETLLESTLFGHVRGAFTGADRARRGLFEIAHEGTLFLDEIAETSPAMQAKLLRVLQEGEIRSVGSERVRRVDVRLVAACRSDLASLAREGRFREDLYYRIAVVTIEVPPLRERPADVAPLAAALLARHAPSRRVRIDDDALTAMRGYAWPGNVRELENELRRALLVAGERIGVEHLSPALRGDDALQGELDLKAQTEALERRLVERALEVHGGNQTRAAKALGLSRFGLQKMMKRLALDHSK, from the coding sequence TTGCGACCTGTCCCGCCCACCACGCCCGCAACCACGTTGGCAGCGGGCCCGCTGCTCGGCGGGCGCTACCGCCACGTGCGCGAGCTCGGACGCGGCGCGATCGGACGCGTCGTCGAGGTCGAGGACACGATCGCGGGCGGCGCGCGCGCGGCGAAGATCGTCTCCGCCGCGCACGGCGAGCGGCTCCAGTGGGAGCTCGCGCTGCTCACGTCGATCTCGCACCCCGGCCTCGCGGCGGTGCACGAGCTGCTGCGGGTCGAGGGCGCGCTCGGCGAGCCGTTCGCGCTCGAGGCGGGCGCGTGGGTGCTCGTCGAGGAGCTCGCGGAAGGACGAGTCTCGAGCGAGGTCGCGCGAGGGCTCGCGGGCCTGGGCGCGCGGGTCCGCTTCGCGACGATCGCCGGCGCCGCGATCGCGCGATCGCTCGCGGCGCTCCACGCAGCCGGGCTGGTCCACGGCGACGTGAAGCCTGCCAACGTGGTGGTCGCGGGCGATCCCGCGGGCGCACGGCTGATCGATCTCGGGCTCGCGGGCGCGCCCGGGCTGGGGCCGGTGATGGGCACGCCGGGCTTCCTCGCGCCCGAGGCGTGGCTCGGCGCGCGCTCGCCTGCGTCCGATCTGTTCGCGCTCGGCGTGACGCTCGCGCGATGGATCGCGGGCGACGACGAGGACGCGGGCACCGGCGCACGCAGCTCCGAGCCGCTGCGGGGCGTGCATCGCGTTCGCGCGCCCGCGCTGCCGGCCGACGTGCCGCCCTCGCTGCGCACGCTGATCGACGAGCTCTTGCGCGACGCGCCGGAGGAGCGTCCGGCGAGCGCGCGCGAGGTCGCGCGGAGGCTCGATCCCGACGCTGCGGCGAGCACGCTGCTCGACGAGGCGAGCCACGAGGAGCGCGCGCGGCGTGCCTCGGTCGCGCCGCTCCAGGGGCGCTCGCGCGAGCTCTCGGCGCTGCGCGCGGCGATCGATGCGCCGGGCGTGGTCGCGGTGGTCGGTCCGCCGGGATCGGGACGCACGAGGCTCGCGCGCGAAGCGGTGCGCGCGCTGCAGGCCGATCGTGCGCGCGATGGCGCGGAGGTGCCGACGTGGATCGACGGCGCGCTCCCGGCGCGCGTGGGGCACGCGTGCGTGGTCCACGACGGGAGCGGCGCGCTCTCGATCGAGAGAGCGCGCGCGGCGGTGCGCGCGGCCGAGCTCGAGGGCGCCTCGCTCGTGGTGATCCTCGAGCGCGCCGAGGTGATCGAGGCGCCCGGGATGAAGCGGGTGACGCTCGGACCGATCGACGACGCGTCGCTCGGCGCGCTGCTGACCGACGTGCTGGCGATCCGCGGCGCGAGCGCGGCGCTGCAGAGCGCATCACGCGCCGCGAGCTCGGGGCTGCCGGGGCGGCTCTGTCGCATCGTCGCGAGCGCGTTCGCGCAGGGACGCGATCCGTCGCGGCCCGACGTGATGCGCAGCCTCGGTCGCGACGAGGGCGCGGCCCTCGCGGTGCCCGAGATCGCGCGGCCGCTCGCCGAGGCGCTGGCGATGGCGGGCGGCACGCTGCGCGCCGACGAGGCGAGGATCGCGCTGGGGAGCGATCCCGCCCGTGCGGGCGCGCTGCTCGCGGCATCCGGGCTCGCCACGTTCGACGCGACCGGGCTCGTCCTGCGCGCCGATCGGGTTCGCTCGATCACGCGCGAGCTGGGTGCGGCGCGGCGAAAGGCGATCGCGCGCTCGCTCGATCGCGCCGCGGTGAGCGGGCTCGCGCGCGCCTGCGTCGATGCCGCGCTCGATCGACGTGATGCCGCGCACGACGCCTTCCTCGCGCTCGCGGCCGAGGCGCGCGCCACGGGCGATCCGCTCGCGGCCGCCGACGTGCTCGCGACGGCCCGCGAGCGGCTCGCGTCGACATCCGAGCCGATCGCGATCGCGCTCGCCGATGCGCTGCGCGCCGCCGGAGAGGAGAACGCGGCACACGACGCGCTCTCGGACGTCGACACGCGCGACGCGCGAGCGCTCGCGGCCGAGCTCGCGCGGCTCCGTGGGGATCTCGCGACGGCGGAGCGCGAGGCGCTCGCGCTGGTCTCCGAGACCGACGTCGCAGGGCTCGCGGCGCGCTGCACCGCGGCCCGCATCGCGTGGGGCCGCGGCGAGCTCGAGCGCGCGTCGGTGCTCGCGCGGTCGGTTCGCGACGTGGCCGGTGATCGCATCGCGCCGCTCGCGCGCGCGCTCGAGGTGGAGACGCTCGTCGCGATGTCACGCGGCGAGCGCGTCGTCGCGTCGTCGCTCGCGGCAGAGCTCGAGCGGGTCGCGGCGCGTGCACCGCGTGACATCGCGCTCGCCGCGCGCGCCCGTGCTGCGTCGCTCGCAGGATCGGCGGCGCTCGCGAGCGGCACGATCGAGCTCGCGATCGAAGCCTACGAGCGCGCGGCCGAGCTCGCCGAGCGGGCAGGCGAGCGGCACGGCGCGGCGAGCGCGACCGTGAACCTCGGCCTCGCGCGCCTCGATGCAGGGCGGCTGGGGCCCGCGATCGAGGCGCTGCGCGAGGGCGCGCGACGGCTCGCGACCTTGCGGCGACCGCACGAGCTCGGGCGTGCGCTCTTCAACCTCGCGAACGCCGCGTTCCTCGCGGGCGACGACGCGCTCGCCCAGCTCGCGGCGGAGCGCGCCCGCGATGCGGCGCGCGAGAGCGGCGATCGCGACGCGTCCGATCACGCGACGATCGTCCTCGCGGATCTCGAGCTCCGCGCCGGGCGAGTGAGGGGCGCGATCCGCGCGCTCGAGGGCATCGAGGCGAGCGGCGCGATGCGCGGTCTCGTCGACGCACGGCTCGCGATCGCGCACGCCGCGCTCGGTGAGATCGAACGCGCGCGCGAGCGAGCACGCAGCGCGCGGGCGAGCGCGCCCGAGGGCTCGCTGGTCGAGGTGGAGGTCCTGCTCGCGGAGGCACGGGTCGCGCTCGCCGCAGGAGAGAGCCCGATCGCCGAGGCTCGCGCGATGGACGCGAGCGCCGCGGCGCGCACCTTCGAGACACGCGTGCGCGCCGCGCTGGTGGGGGCCGAAGCCGCGGAGCTCGAGGGACGTCGCAGCGAGGCCGCGGCGCGCCTCGGGACCGCGCGTGCGCTCCTCGATCGCGCGGCCGCGGGCCTCTCGCCCGAAGCGCGCGCGCGGCTGCGCGCCGTGCCCTCGTACCAGCGCGCGCTCGCGACGGCGCCCCAGACCGCGACCAGCGTGCCGACGCGCGACGCGCGCGCGGTGATCACCCTCGCGCGACGCGTGGCCGCGGAGAGACGGCCCGCGCGCGTGCTCGAGACGCTCGCGGGCGCTGCGCTCGAGCTCGCGGGCGCGGAGCGCGCGTTCGTGCTCGGGCGTCGCGAGAGCGGCACGACGACCGTGCGCTGCGCGGTGGGGCTCACCGGCGCGCTCGGCCCCGAGCACCGCGCGTCGCGATCGATCGCGGCGCGGGTGATCGACGAGCGACGTCCGATGGTCAGCGTCGACGCCCAGGGCGACGCGCGCTGGGACGGCGCGGCGAGCGTGCACGCGATGGCGCTCCGCAGCGTGCTCGCGGTGCCGCTGCCCGCGCCCGATGGGAGCACGCTCGCGCTCTGCCTCGACGATCGACTGCGGCCCGGCGCGTTCGACGAGGGCACGGTCGCCGACGTCGCGGCGCTCGCGGAGCTCGGCGCGGCGGCGCTCGCGGCGGCCGAGCGCACGCACGAAGCGCGTCGTGATGCGCGAATCTGGGCGCGCCGTGCGCGCACCCTGGAGCAGACGCTCGAGGCGCGCGGCGAGGAGCTGCGCACCTTCCGCGATGCGGATCGCGGCGAGGGCCCCTTCGCGGCGATCGTCGCGGTGAGCGAGCCGATGCGCCGGGTGATCGCGCTCGCCTCGCGCGTCGCCGCGAGCGGTGTGCCGGTGCTCCTCGTCGGCGAGAGCGGCACCGGCAAGGAGCTCCTCGCGCGGGCCATCCACGCCGCGAGCGCCCGCGTCGACGCCGCGTTCGTCGGCGAGAGCTGCGCGGCGATCCCCGAGACGCTGCTCGAGAGCACGCTCTTCGGGCACGTGCGCGGCGCGTTCACCGGGGCCGATCGCGCGCGGCGCGGGCTCTTCGAGATCGCGCACGAGGGCACGCTCTTCCTCGACGAGATCGCGGAGACGAGCCCCGCGATGCAGGCGAAGCTGCTGCGCGTGCTGCAGGAGGGCGAGATCCGCAGCGTCGGCAGCGAGCGCGTGCGCCGCGTCGACGTGCGCCTGGTCGCGGCGTGCCGTTCCGACCTCGCGTCACTCGCGCGCGAGGGT
- a CDS encoding ArsR family transcriptional regulator, producing MVGRDLRATFRSGLHHEVLARAWDAPEATFEPDDAPCVVGSLALLGRIDEALALADDVRADPEATDAIVAEAQFFAIVGLCHAGRYADAESRARSNLRYAGASDPKTRFFVFQGIALFRYFVGRIGRARLASRRALREAVRARFQYGRLLALDLRGHVLVQRGEVNAGLRVLDQAEKLAAALGFEGHRVSIECARLAYENRHGRREADVESALTQVAIASVGNVYALRSAWVELAFRGALSGDAERGREALERAAEHTIPESDHRGRARFAMTLALLARLDRSLDEARDALDDARRALESGHDRILLAELIAWDRVLGTALFAPDRARSESLARLTEGFVARALEAMDGGRALGSTAASESPLWSLLAGDASPAARIAIALRRGWLGLVPLLVPHAREPGRDLVFASDSLVAADHGTVVHITKLPGHARELLAALSAGERTKEALINEVWRVARYSPQHHDAVIHTAIARLRRTLGPLADWIRTTPLGYALQSGVRVVHLDAETPIAGTPSEPEPEPEERDPILALLAERPLRSSELAERLRVSEATALRRLRALVATGAITRDGTGKRTRYVLAAD from the coding sequence GTGGTCGGACGCGACTTGCGCGCGACGTTCCGCTCCGGGCTCCACCACGAAGTGCTCGCGCGCGCGTGGGACGCTCCGGAGGCGACGTTCGAGCCCGACGACGCCCCGTGCGTCGTCGGGTCGCTGGCGCTCCTCGGTCGCATCGACGAGGCGCTCGCGCTCGCCGACGACGTGCGCGCCGATCCCGAGGCGACCGATGCGATCGTCGCCGAGGCGCAGTTCTTCGCGATCGTCGGGCTCTGCCATGCGGGTCGCTACGCCGACGCCGAGAGCCGCGCCCGCAGCAACCTCCGCTACGCCGGCGCGAGCGATCCCAAGACGCGCTTCTTCGTCTTCCAGGGCATCGCGCTGTTCCGCTACTTCGTCGGTCGGATCGGGCGCGCGCGCCTCGCATCACGACGCGCGCTGCGCGAGGCGGTGCGCGCGCGCTTCCAGTACGGAAGGCTGCTCGCGCTCGATCTGCGCGGTCACGTGCTGGTGCAGCGCGGCGAGGTGAACGCCGGGCTGCGGGTGCTCGATCAGGCGGAGAAGCTCGCCGCAGCGCTCGGCTTCGAGGGGCATCGCGTGTCGATCGAGTGCGCGCGGCTCGCCTACGAGAACCGGCACGGACGGCGCGAAGCCGACGTCGAGAGCGCGCTCACGCAGGTCGCGATCGCGAGCGTGGGCAACGTCTACGCGCTGCGCTCGGCATGGGTCGAGCTCGCGTTCCGCGGCGCGCTCTCGGGCGATGCGGAGCGCGGCCGCGAGGCCCTCGAGCGCGCCGCGGAGCACACGATCCCGGAGTCGGATCACCGCGGCCGCGCGCGCTTCGCGATGACGCTCGCGCTCCTCGCGCGGCTCGATCGATCGCTCGACGAGGCACGCGACGCGCTCGACGACGCACGGCGCGCGCTCGAGTCGGGCCACGATCGCATCCTGCTCGCCGAGCTGATCGCGTGGGATCGTGTGCTCGGCACCGCGCTCTTCGCGCCCGATCGCGCGCGCTCCGAGTCGCTGGCGCGGCTCACCGAGGGGTTCGTCGCGCGCGCCCTCGAGGCGATGGACGGCGGGCGCGCGCTCGGCAGCACGGCGGCGAGCGAGTCACCGCTCTGGTCGCTGCTCGCCGGTGACGCGTCGCCTGCAGCGCGGATCGCGATCGCGCTGCGGCGCGGCTGGCTCGGCCTCGTGCCGCTGCTCGTCCCGCACGCGCGCGAGCCCGGTCGCGATCTCGTGTTCGCGTCCGACTCGCTGGTCGCCGCCGATCACGGCACCGTGGTGCACATCACGAAGCTCCCCGGCCACGCGCGCGAGCTCCTCGCCGCGCTGAGCGCAGGTGAGCGCACCAAGGAAGCGCTGATCAACGAGGTGTGGCGCGTCGCACGGTACTCGCCGCAGCACCACGACGCGGTGATCCACACCGCGATCGCGCGGCTGCGCCGCACGCTCGGCCCGCTCGCGGACTGGATCCGCACGACCCCGTTGGGCTACGCGCTCCAGAGCGGCGTGCGCGTGGTGCACCTCGATGCCGAGACGCCGATCGCGGGCACGCCGTCCGAGCCGGAGCCCGAGCCCGAGGAGCGCGACCCGATCCTCGCGCTCCTCGCCGAGCGCCCGCTGCGCTCGAGCGAGCTCGCCGAGCGCCTCCGCGTCTCCGAGGCGACCGCGCTGCGACGACTCCGCGCGCTCGTCGCGACCGGCGCGATCACCCGCGACGGAACCGGCAAGCGAACGCGCTACGTCCTCGCGGCCGACTGA
- a CDS encoding kelch repeat-containing protein, with product MLRRLALLAILTSLALVSCADAGEPPDLRMRVRWGLSETSTLPPDVDRISIDVLVGDETTADNSIHTVANLEDGDGNGRLDLIRGGLPTNVPIRMRIVGEVGGVPTYVGHVGPIVLRAGERRYVEPAMYRVGTSISVSASGVRGRVLHSATALPDGRVLVAGGFGVTTTTCPAGEPEGTRCFALAASDEAYVFDPAEGRFHAVDGGLLSARGGHTATALPDGRVLLAGGASDALLRMTPQGASTSGTYVLSIAPSDDAGEDTSLASFEIFDPELSPEVEDVDADGDPGRGAFVGAADAPTSPGRLDRARFLATASAIPGTRRVLIAGGVGGTAASTSFVVFDADRAGGYGVLAADDADELAASRVAAGSAGVGSGASASVWILGGNDARSDADLAEVWSGAADDATGASAPANAEPLLFPQEMAGVAVSRPEWSFVRPIVEPIADGENVVVIGWYGPLCEAGTMTAVFAGGAASVERCGFARRSFTIDVETGLATPTMTNNPHAFGASARLDDGRVLATGGIGALVWSVNNTIDVLTGAVDAMGAAVVSPTPLQLAEGRALHTTTALPDGGALTVGGLRFDASVMNASLPQPEVIYLAEQ from the coding sequence GTGCTGCGCCGGCTTGCTCTTCTCGCGATCCTCACTTCGCTCGCCCTGGTCTCGTGTGCCGATGCCGGCGAGCCACCCGACCTGCGGATGCGCGTGCGATGGGGCCTGAGCGAGACCTCGACGCTGCCGCCCGACGTCGATCGGATCAGCATCGACGTGCTCGTCGGCGACGAGACGACGGCGGACAACTCGATCCACACCGTCGCGAACCTCGAGGACGGCGACGGCAACGGGCGCCTCGATCTGATCCGCGGCGGGCTGCCGACGAACGTGCCGATCCGCATGCGCATCGTGGGCGAGGTGGGTGGCGTGCCGACGTACGTCGGGCACGTCGGTCCGATCGTCCTGCGCGCGGGTGAGCGCCGCTACGTCGAGCCCGCGATGTACCGCGTCGGCACCTCGATCTCGGTCTCGGCGAGCGGCGTGCGAGGCCGCGTGCTCCACAGCGCGACGGCGCTGCCCGATGGGCGCGTGCTGGTCGCGGGCGGCTTCGGCGTGACCACCACGACGTGCCCCGCGGGCGAGCCCGAGGGCACGCGCTGCTTCGCGCTCGCGGCGAGCGACGAGGCGTACGTGTTCGATCCCGCCGAGGGGCGCTTCCACGCGGTCGATGGAGGTCTGCTCTCGGCGCGCGGCGGGCACACCGCGACCGCGCTCCCCGATGGTCGCGTGCTGCTCGCGGGCGGCGCGAGCGACGCGCTGCTGCGCATGACGCCGCAGGGCGCGTCGACGTCGGGCACCTACGTGCTGTCGATCGCGCCGAGCGACGACGCGGGCGAGGACACGTCGCTCGCATCGTTCGAGATCTTCGATCCCGAGCTGAGCCCGGAGGTCGAGGACGTCGACGCCGACGGCGATCCCGGGCGCGGCGCGTTCGTGGGCGCGGCGGACGCGCCGACCTCGCCGGGCCGTCTCGATCGCGCGCGCTTCCTCGCGACCGCGTCGGCGATCCCCGGCACGCGGCGCGTGCTGATCGCGGGTGGCGTCGGCGGTACCGCGGCCAGCACGAGCTTCGTGGTGTTCGACGCCGATCGCGCGGGTGGCTACGGCGTGCTCGCGGCGGACGACGCCGACGAGCTCGCGGCGTCGCGGGTCGCGGCAGGCAGCGCGGGCGTGGGCAGCGGCGCGTCGGCGTCGGTGTGGATCCTCGGCGGCAACGACGCGCGCAGTGACGCGGATCTCGCCGAGGTGTGGTCGGGCGCGGCGGACGACGCGACGGGCGCGAGCGCGCCCGCGAACGCCGAGCCGCTGCTCTTCCCGCAGGAGATGGCGGGCGTCGCGGTGTCGCGGCCCGAGTGGAGCTTCGTGCGGCCGATCGTCGAGCCGATCGCGGACGGCGAGAACGTCGTGGTGATCGGGTGGTACGGCCCGCTCTGCGAGGCCGGCACGATGACCGCGGTCTTCGCGGGCGGGGCGGCGTCGGTCGAGCGCTGCGGGTTCGCGCGTCGCAGCTTCACGATCGACGTCGAGACCGGGCTCGCGACGCCGACGATGACCAACAACCCGCACGCCTTCGGTGCGAGCGCTCGGCTCGACGACGGACGCGTGCTGGCCACCGGCGGCATCGGCGCGCTGGTGTGGAGCGTGAACAACACGATCGACGTGCTCACCGGCGCGGTCGACGCGATGGGCGCCGCGGTGGTGAGCCCGACGCCGCTGCAGCTCGCCGAGGGACGCGCGCTGCACACGACCACCGCGCTGCCCGACGGCGGCGCGCTCACGGTCGGCGGCCTGCGCTTCGACGCGTCGGTGATGAACGCGTCGCTGCCGCAGCCCGAGGTGATCTACCTCGCGGAGCAGTGA
- a CDS encoding DUF72 domain-containing protein yields MRRRELRVGTSGWVYADWKGVFYPEGLPARARLAHYASQFDMVEINATHYRLASEKAAAAWQATVPDGFVFVAKGSQFITHRLKLKNCEGPLERFFAPLAPLTSMQVVLWQLPAAAPRDLERVDRFLALLPREHAGHRLRHVLEPRDAWWWSDDVRALLRTHHVAFCCVSHPSLPAEIVETSDLVYLRFHGLGAKPYHHHYRDDELAPWVARLAPQLDRRDVYVAFNNDWHGHAITNARRFLELMHEARAPARALTRSTKAAARTARQRSRGS; encoded by the coding sequence ATGCGCCGTCGCGAGCTCCGGGTCGGCACGTCGGGCTGGGTCTACGCCGACTGGAAGGGCGTGTTCTATCCCGAGGGACTGCCGGCGCGCGCTCGGCTCGCGCACTACGCGTCGCAGTTCGACATGGTCGAGATCAACGCGACGCACTACCGGCTCGCGAGCGAGAAGGCGGCCGCGGCGTGGCAGGCGACGGTGCCCGACGGATTCGTGTTCGTCGCGAAGGGATCGCAGTTCATCACGCACCGCCTGAAGCTGAAGAATTGCGAGGGCCCGCTGGAGCGCTTCTTCGCGCCGCTCGCGCCGCTCACGTCGATGCAGGTCGTGCTCTGGCAGCTCCCCGCGGCGGCGCCGCGCGATCTCGAGCGTGTCGATCGTTTCCTCGCGCTGCTGCCGCGCGAGCACGCGGGGCATCGCCTGCGTCACGTGCTCGAGCCGCGCGATGCGTGGTGGTGGAGCGACGACGTGCGCGCGCTGCTGAGGACGCACCACGTCGCGTTCTGCTGCGTCAGCCACCCTTCGCTGCCCGCCGAGATCGTCGAGACGAGCGACCTCGTGTACCTGCGCTTCCACGGGCTCGGCGCGAAGCCGTACCACCACCACTATCGCGACGACGAGCTCGCGCCGTGGGTCGCGCGCCTCGCGCCCCAGCTCGATCGGCGCGACGTGTACGTCGCGTTCAACAACGACTGGCACGGCCACGCGATCACGAACGCGCGGCGCTTCCTCGAGCTGATGCACGAAGCGCGCGCTCCGGCTCGCGCGCTGACGCGCTCCACCAAGGCCGCCGCGCGCACCGCGCGTCAGCGATCGCGCGGATCGTGA